One genomic window of Mycteria americana isolate JAX WOST 10 ecotype Jacksonville Zoo and Gardens chromosome Z, USCA_MyAme_1.0, whole genome shotgun sequence includes the following:
- the GIN1 gene encoding gypsy retrotransposon integrase-like protein 1 isoform X1 — MVRSGKNGGLHLKQIAYYKRTGEYHPTTLSSERSGIRRAAKKFVFKENKLFYVGKDRKQMRLVIVSDEEKKKVLEKCHENTAGTHHGISRTLTLVESNYYWTSVTNDVKQWVYACQHCQVAKNTTTTAPKTHPIKAEDPWTAVTIDLMGPFNVTNRSHKYIIIMTDLFTRWAVILPLHDTSATEIAKAIINVSFLYGPPQKMPIDQGKELVYQINEEMFALFGMKQIVLSYPQTDDVNERTCKTIKAFLNKYCTDHPNDWDEHLSAIAYAFNLTNLEPDQNTPYFQMFNRNPHVVEPMNICVEGEYSMFAKIFEATKKASQALEEEKMSDCQVEKNTSDEQKIRNKITVKRKPKQLNTLQLKVGHEVLRQRKNWWKDGRFQSEWVGPCIIDYITDNGCAILRDATGSRLKRPIKMSHLKPYIRGSSEKGNHYFLQGAVVVDHDYIGLSERSYDPSQQDSVAEGEINAYTRDIMSAVKMPPVACKDQESTDGKHQTELTEDHCIVSNDAKLKQWPSPCWTLQTEIEHT; from the exons aaaataaattgttctatgttggaaaagacagaaaacaaatgcGCCTGGTAATTGTTTcagatgaagagaagaaaaaggtgctTGAGAAATGCCATGAAAACACTGCTGGTACTCATCACGGCATATCAAGGACACTGACTTTAGTGGAATCTAATTACTACTGGACCTCTGTAACAAATGATGTGAAGCAGTGG GTGTATGCTTGCCAGCACTGTCAAGTGGCAAAGAACACAACCACCACAGCACCCAAAACACACCCTATCAAAGCAGAGGACCCGTGGACAGCAGTCACTATAGACTTAATGGGACCTTTTAATGTTACCAACAGAAGCCACAAGTACATCATAATTATGACAGATTTGTTTACAAGATGGGCTGTTATCTTGCCGTTGCATGACACTTCAGCAACTGAAATTGCTAAGGCAATCATAAATGTGTCTTTCTTATATGGGCCACCTCAAAAAATGCCTATTGATCAAGGGAAGGAGCTTGTTTATCAG ataaatgaagaaatgtttgcACTGTTTGGCATGAAACAAATTGTATTGTCTTATCCTCAGACAGATGATGTAAATGAAAGAACATGCAAGACAATCAAAGCTTTCCTTAATAAATACTGCACTGACCATCCAAATGATTGGGATGAACATTTGTCTGCTATTGCTTATGCTTTCAATTTGACAAACTTG GAGCCAGATCAAAACACCCCATATTTCCAAATGTTTAATCGTAACCCACATGTTGTTGAGCCAATGAATATATGTGTGGAAGGAGAATACAGTATGTTTGCCAAAATATTTGAAGCAACTAAAAAAGccagtcaagcactggaagaagAGAAGATGTCAGATTGCCAG GTGGAGAAAAACACTTCAGATGaacaaaaaatcagaaacaaaatcacTGTCAAAAGGAAGCCAAAGCAATTAAATACCCTTCAACTGAAAGTTGGTCATGAAGTCCTCAGGCAAAGAAAAAACTGGTGGAAAGATGGTCGTTTCCAGTCAGAATGGGTTGGTCCTTGTATTATAGATTATATCACAGATAATGGCTGTGCAATATTAAGAGATGCTACAGGATCCAGGTTGAAAAGACCCATCAAGATGTCTCACCTCAAGCCATACATAAGAGGGTCCAGTGAaaaag GTAACCATTACTTTTTACAAGGTGCAGTAGTTGTTGACCATGACTATATTGGCTTATCTGAAAGATCTTATGATCCAAGCCAACAAGATTCTGTTGCTGAAGGGGAAATAAATGCCTACACAAGAGATATCATGTCTGCTGTAAAAATGCCACCTGTAGCCTGCAAAGACCAAGAATCAACAGATGGTAAACATCAGACTGAGCTGACAGAAGATCATTGCATTGTATCAAATGATGCAAAGCTGAAGCAATGGCCTTCACCTTGTTGGACACTTCAGACCGAAATAGAGCATACTTAA
- the GIN1 gene encoding gypsy retrotransposon integrase-like protein 1 isoform X4: MVRSGKNGGLHLKQIAYYKRTGEYHPTTLSSERSGIRRAAKKFVFKENKLFYVGKDRKQMRLVIVSDEEKKKVLEKCHENTAGTHHGISRTLTLVESNYYWTSVTNDVKQWVYACQHCQVAKNTTTTAPKTHPIKAEDPWTAVTIDLMGPFNVTNRSHKYIIIMTDLFTRWAVILPLHDTSATEIAKAIINVSFLYGPPQKMPIDQGKELVYQEPDQNTPYFQMFNRNPHVVEPMNICVEGEYSMFAKIFEATKKASQALEEEKMSDCQVEKNTSDEQKIRNKITVKRKPKQLNTLQLKVGHEVLRQRKNWWKDGRFQSEWVGPCIIDYITDNGCAILRDATGSRLKRPIKMSHLKPYIRGSSEKGNHYFLQGAVVVDHDYIGLSERSYDPSQQDSVAEGEINAYTRDIMSAVKMPPVACKDQESTDGKHQTELTEDHCIVSNDAKLKQWPSPCWTLQTEIEHT; encoded by the exons aaaataaattgttctatgttggaaaagacagaaaacaaatgcGCCTGGTAATTGTTTcagatgaagagaagaaaaaggtgctTGAGAAATGCCATGAAAACACTGCTGGTACTCATCACGGCATATCAAGGACACTGACTTTAGTGGAATCTAATTACTACTGGACCTCTGTAACAAATGATGTGAAGCAGTGG GTGTATGCTTGCCAGCACTGTCAAGTGGCAAAGAACACAACCACCACAGCACCCAAAACACACCCTATCAAAGCAGAGGACCCGTGGACAGCAGTCACTATAGACTTAATGGGACCTTTTAATGTTACCAACAGAAGCCACAAGTACATCATAATTATGACAGATTTGTTTACAAGATGGGCTGTTATCTTGCCGTTGCATGACACTTCAGCAACTGAAATTGCTAAGGCAATCATAAATGTGTCTTTCTTATATGGGCCACCTCAAAAAATGCCTATTGATCAAGGGAAGGAGCTTGTTTATCAG GAGCCAGATCAAAACACCCCATATTTCCAAATGTTTAATCGTAACCCACATGTTGTTGAGCCAATGAATATATGTGTGGAAGGAGAATACAGTATGTTTGCCAAAATATTTGAAGCAACTAAAAAAGccagtcaagcactggaagaagAGAAGATGTCAGATTGCCAG GTGGAGAAAAACACTTCAGATGaacaaaaaatcagaaacaaaatcacTGTCAAAAGGAAGCCAAAGCAATTAAATACCCTTCAACTGAAAGTTGGTCATGAAGTCCTCAGGCAAAGAAAAAACTGGTGGAAAGATGGTCGTTTCCAGTCAGAATGGGTTGGTCCTTGTATTATAGATTATATCACAGATAATGGCTGTGCAATATTAAGAGATGCTACAGGATCCAGGTTGAAAAGACCCATCAAGATGTCTCACCTCAAGCCATACATAAGAGGGTCCAGTGAaaaag GTAACCATTACTTTTTACAAGGTGCAGTAGTTGTTGACCATGACTATATTGGCTTATCTGAAAGATCTTATGATCCAAGCCAACAAGATTCTGTTGCTGAAGGGGAAATAAATGCCTACACAAGAGATATCATGTCTGCTGTAAAAATGCCACCTGTAGCCTGCAAAGACCAAGAATCAACAGATGGTAAACATCAGACTGAGCTGACAGAAGATCATTGCATTGTATCAAATGATGCAAAGCTGAAGCAATGGCCTTCACCTTGTTGGACACTTCAGACCGAAATAGAGCATACTTAA
- the GIN1 gene encoding gypsy retrotransposon integrase-like protein 1 isoform X2 — MVRSGKNGGLHLKQIAYYKRTGEYHPTTLSSERSGIRRAAKKFVFKENKLFYVGKDRKQMRLVIVSDEEKKKVLEKCHENTAGTHHGISRTLTLVESNYYWTSVTNDVKQWVYACQHCQVAKNTTTTAPKTHPIKAEDPWTAVTIDLMGPFNVTNRSHKYIIIMTDLFTRWAVILPLHDTSATEIAKAIINVSFLYGPPQKMPIDQGKELVYQTDDVNERTCKTIKAFLNKYCTDHPNDWDEHLSAIAYAFNLTNLEPDQNTPYFQMFNRNPHVVEPMNICVEGEYSMFAKIFEATKKASQALEEEKMSDCQVEKNTSDEQKIRNKITVKRKPKQLNTLQLKVGHEVLRQRKNWWKDGRFQSEWVGPCIIDYITDNGCAILRDATGSRLKRPIKMSHLKPYIRGSSEKGNHYFLQGAVVVDHDYIGLSERSYDPSQQDSVAEGEINAYTRDIMSAVKMPPVACKDQESTDGKHQTELTEDHCIVSNDAKLKQWPSPCWTLQTEIEHT; from the exons aaaataaattgttctatgttggaaaagacagaaaacaaatgcGCCTGGTAATTGTTTcagatgaagagaagaaaaaggtgctTGAGAAATGCCATGAAAACACTGCTGGTACTCATCACGGCATATCAAGGACACTGACTTTAGTGGAATCTAATTACTACTGGACCTCTGTAACAAATGATGTGAAGCAGTGG GTGTATGCTTGCCAGCACTGTCAAGTGGCAAAGAACACAACCACCACAGCACCCAAAACACACCCTATCAAAGCAGAGGACCCGTGGACAGCAGTCACTATAGACTTAATGGGACCTTTTAATGTTACCAACAGAAGCCACAAGTACATCATAATTATGACAGATTTGTTTACAAGATGGGCTGTTATCTTGCCGTTGCATGACACTTCAGCAACTGAAATTGCTAAGGCAATCATAAATGTGTCTTTCTTATATGGGCCACCTCAAAAAATGCCTATTGATCAAGGGAAGGAGCTTGTTTATCAG ACAGATGATGTAAATGAAAGAACATGCAAGACAATCAAAGCTTTCCTTAATAAATACTGCACTGACCATCCAAATGATTGGGATGAACATTTGTCTGCTATTGCTTATGCTTTCAATTTGACAAACTTG GAGCCAGATCAAAACACCCCATATTTCCAAATGTTTAATCGTAACCCACATGTTGTTGAGCCAATGAATATATGTGTGGAAGGAGAATACAGTATGTTTGCCAAAATATTTGAAGCAACTAAAAAAGccagtcaagcactggaagaagAGAAGATGTCAGATTGCCAG GTGGAGAAAAACACTTCAGATGaacaaaaaatcagaaacaaaatcacTGTCAAAAGGAAGCCAAAGCAATTAAATACCCTTCAACTGAAAGTTGGTCATGAAGTCCTCAGGCAAAGAAAAAACTGGTGGAAAGATGGTCGTTTCCAGTCAGAATGGGTTGGTCCTTGTATTATAGATTATATCACAGATAATGGCTGTGCAATATTAAGAGATGCTACAGGATCCAGGTTGAAAAGACCCATCAAGATGTCTCACCTCAAGCCATACATAAGAGGGTCCAGTGAaaaag GTAACCATTACTTTTTACAAGGTGCAGTAGTTGTTGACCATGACTATATTGGCTTATCTGAAAGATCTTATGATCCAAGCCAACAAGATTCTGTTGCTGAAGGGGAAATAAATGCCTACACAAGAGATATCATGTCTGCTGTAAAAATGCCACCTGTAGCCTGCAAAGACCAAGAATCAACAGATGGTAAACATCAGACTGAGCTGACAGAAGATCATTGCATTGTATCAAATGATGCAAAGCTGAAGCAATGGCCTTCACCTTGTTGGACACTTCAGACCGAAATAGAGCATACTTAA
- the GIN1 gene encoding gypsy retrotransposon integrase-like protein 1 isoform X3 — translation MVRSGKNGGLHLKQIAYYKRTGEYHPTTLSSERSGIRRAAKKFVFKDEEKKKVLEKCHENTAGTHHGISRTLTLVESNYYWTSVTNDVKQWVYACQHCQVAKNTTTTAPKTHPIKAEDPWTAVTIDLMGPFNVTNRSHKYIIIMTDLFTRWAVILPLHDTSATEIAKAIINVSFLYGPPQKMPIDQGKELVYQINEEMFALFGMKQIVLSYPQTDDVNERTCKTIKAFLNKYCTDHPNDWDEHLSAIAYAFNLTNLEPDQNTPYFQMFNRNPHVVEPMNICVEGEYSMFAKIFEATKKASQALEEEKMSDCQVEKNTSDEQKIRNKITVKRKPKQLNTLQLKVGHEVLRQRKNWWKDGRFQSEWVGPCIIDYITDNGCAILRDATGSRLKRPIKMSHLKPYIRGSSEKGNHYFLQGAVVVDHDYIGLSERSYDPSQQDSVAEGEINAYTRDIMSAVKMPPVACKDQESTDGKHQTELTEDHCIVSNDAKLKQWPSPCWTLQTEIEHT, via the exons atgaagagaagaaaaaggtgctTGAGAAATGCCATGAAAACACTGCTGGTACTCATCACGGCATATCAAGGACACTGACTTTAGTGGAATCTAATTACTACTGGACCTCTGTAACAAATGATGTGAAGCAGTGG GTGTATGCTTGCCAGCACTGTCAAGTGGCAAAGAACACAACCACCACAGCACCCAAAACACACCCTATCAAAGCAGAGGACCCGTGGACAGCAGTCACTATAGACTTAATGGGACCTTTTAATGTTACCAACAGAAGCCACAAGTACATCATAATTATGACAGATTTGTTTACAAGATGGGCTGTTATCTTGCCGTTGCATGACACTTCAGCAACTGAAATTGCTAAGGCAATCATAAATGTGTCTTTCTTATATGGGCCACCTCAAAAAATGCCTATTGATCAAGGGAAGGAGCTTGTTTATCAG ataaatgaagaaatgtttgcACTGTTTGGCATGAAACAAATTGTATTGTCTTATCCTCAGACAGATGATGTAAATGAAAGAACATGCAAGACAATCAAAGCTTTCCTTAATAAATACTGCACTGACCATCCAAATGATTGGGATGAACATTTGTCTGCTATTGCTTATGCTTTCAATTTGACAAACTTG GAGCCAGATCAAAACACCCCATATTTCCAAATGTTTAATCGTAACCCACATGTTGTTGAGCCAATGAATATATGTGTGGAAGGAGAATACAGTATGTTTGCCAAAATATTTGAAGCAACTAAAAAAGccagtcaagcactggaagaagAGAAGATGTCAGATTGCCAG GTGGAGAAAAACACTTCAGATGaacaaaaaatcagaaacaaaatcacTGTCAAAAGGAAGCCAAAGCAATTAAATACCCTTCAACTGAAAGTTGGTCATGAAGTCCTCAGGCAAAGAAAAAACTGGTGGAAAGATGGTCGTTTCCAGTCAGAATGGGTTGGTCCTTGTATTATAGATTATATCACAGATAATGGCTGTGCAATATTAAGAGATGCTACAGGATCCAGGTTGAAAAGACCCATCAAGATGTCTCACCTCAAGCCATACATAAGAGGGTCCAGTGAaaaag GTAACCATTACTTTTTACAAGGTGCAGTAGTTGTTGACCATGACTATATTGGCTTATCTGAAAGATCTTATGATCCAAGCCAACAAGATTCTGTTGCTGAAGGGGAAATAAATGCCTACACAAGAGATATCATGTCTGCTGTAAAAATGCCACCTGTAGCCTGCAAAGACCAAGAATCAACAGATGGTAAACATCAGACTGAGCTGACAGAAGATCATTGCATTGTATCAAATGATGCAAAGCTGAAGCAATGGCCTTCACCTTGTTGGACACTTCAGACCGAAATAGAGCATACTTAA